One genomic window of Arachis hypogaea cultivar Tifrunner chromosome 8, arahy.Tifrunner.gnm2.J5K5, whole genome shotgun sequence includes the following:
- the LOC112705563 gene encoding cytochrome P450 90D2, giving the protein MLLEQMNQIKMISQMVKLENGYTSCYCCAALFLLLLLLSWHWSRNKKTGDGGAGIPPGNGGLPFVGETLQFMAAINSTKGVYEFVRLRHLWHGSCFKTNLFGETHVFVSSTDSAKAILNNEGGRFSKRYIKSISELLGHHSLLCADHHHHKLIRGRLLTLFSTDALSSFVQMFDVLVLEAMSTWPCGPVLLIQHEAFKLACKAMCKMLISMENGYELVIMQKGIAHLCEAMLALPLRLPWTRFSNGLQARKTIMEILEKEISERRSGIRRTNDKVDFLQQLIEEDDDNKLKDEEIKDNILTMMIAGQDTIANAMTWMVKFVDENQEALNTLKKEQLQIEKNGRTRRDNLTLEDLNEMQYASKVVTEALRMASVVQWLPRVALQDCEIQGFKIKKGWNVDIDAKFIHFDPTIYNDPHVFNPSRFAGEFKPYSFLAFGMGGRTCLGKNMARAMMLVFLHRLITTYKWKVIDSDSSIQKWALFSKLKSGCPVRLTSLKQHSN; this is encoded by the exons atgttgCTTGAACAAATGAACCAAATTAAAATGATTTCTCAAATGGTAAAGCTTGAAAATGGATACACTAGTTGTTACTGTTGTGCGGCTCTCTTCTTGTTACTGCTATTATTATCATGGCATTGGAGCAGAAACAAGAAGACCGGTGACGGTGGTGCCGGGATCCCTCCGGGTAACGGAGGATTGCCATTTGTGGGAGAGACACTGCAGTTCATGGCTGCCATCAACAGCACCAAAGGAGTATATGAATTTGTCCGACTCCGCCACCTCTGGCATGGCAGTTGCTTCAAGACCAACTTGTTCGGAGAAACACATGTTTTTGTTTCTAGCACAGATTCAGCCAAAGCGATTCTAAACAACGAGGGAGGCAGATTCTCAAAGAGGTACATAAAATCTATATCAGAGCTTTTGGGACACCATAGCTTGCTCTGTGCTGATCACCACCATCACAAGCTCATTCGTGGCCGTCTCCTCACTCTGTTCTCAACGGATGCTTTGTCCTCCTTTGTTCAAATGTTCGATGTCCTCGTTCTTGAAGCCATGAGTACCTGGCCTTGTGGACCCGTTCTTCTCATCCAACATGAAGCATTCAAG CTAGCATGTAAGGCAATGTGTAAAATGCTGATAAGCATGGAGAATGGCTATGAACTAGTGATCATGCAGAAGGGCATTGCTCATTTATGTGAAGCAATGCTTGCATTACCCTTGAGGTTGCCATGGACTAGATTCTCCAATGGCCTACAG GCTCGGAAAACAATTATGGAAATATTGGAGAAGGAGATTAGTGAAAGAAGAAGTGGAATAAGAAGAACTAATGACAAAGTAGATTTTCTCCAACAACTtatagaagaagatgatgataacAAATTAAAGGATGAAGAGATCAAAGACAACATCTTAACTATGATGATTGCAGGACAGGACACAATCGCTAATGCAATGACATGGATGGTCAAATTTGTGGACGAGAATCAAGAGGCCCTTAACACGCTTAAG AAGGAGCAACTACAAATTGAGAAAAATGGCAGAACAAGAAGGGATAATCTTACATTAGAGGATCTCAATGAGATGCAATATGCTTCTAAAGTTGTGACAGAAGCGTTAAGGATGGCATCTGTGGTACAGTGGCTTCCCAGGGTAGCACTCCAAGATTGTGAGATTCAAG GATTTAAAATCAAGAAAGGGTGGAACGTTGATATTGATGCTAAATTCATACACTTTGATCCAACTATATACAATGATCCACATGTATTCAATCCTTCTAGATTTGCT GGTGAGTTTAAACCATACAGCTTCCTAGCTTTTGGGATGGGAGGAAGGACGTGCCTTGGGAAGAACATGGCTAGAGCCATGATGCTGGTGTTCCTCCACCGTCTCATCACCACTTACAA GTGGAAGGTGATTGATTCAGACTCAAGTATTCAGAAATGGGCGCTTTTCTCAAAGCTCAAGAGTGGCTGTCCTGTTCGTTTGACATCTCTGAAACAGCACTCAAACTAA